One Mytilus trossulus isolate FHL-02 chromosome 5, PNRI_Mtr1.1.1.hap1, whole genome shotgun sequence DNA segment encodes these proteins:
- the LOC134719070 gene encoding zinc finger protein 37-like has product METAKDRNCYLKQIENACENLTSQNDDFMFVTMNTHSKTSHCVGTQIGMDFLNQQLMVDSGESSILKMFSKFVKDHYGGEEIEYKTEQKIYTKLSENVNVDTSSIEMRNVENDKLDLSPTELIQTELMEQESSENKTLSFSNNIVAETETVAQKEAATESYEKAPQSEKENCLSASQEASSLFTHIPEQFDDEPELCSDLSDRKIETVCKTVRRIGRPKKEDKARITDNELRKTQELQKTVETLDEQISTIDKKLTNKTGKKSTDIKTPKSSKTSAVLTSRSGRKVVLPKWLQEDFQEVEIKKEPEDLDDSYGGLHVSKSNVDKDTLVKAGSRSSRQKLKQEMIDNFSSAGEKTIGKKKSFDKEPDKKFAKNQFKTGSVKKPDQQEPGQIQQGRGIKRKFEDSNEINGDQIGDSLEPDKSKMMKKDFELHDVDDEEEIEKVGNVKVLKEDSNNKERSRGTFEKGEKLEEDNENDESILYDAIIGSNSDGENEENEIKDDDEDDGEVDGDESDTKEDTGENTKQSSGRWSCGVCNAKAKKCWLVRRHMRRMHDLGNDDFKPCRHCRRVLANEECNRCLVKEEKNFMCDTCGSVFTTKAQLSRHEEVHLTEKEVPCPLCNKKFKTERYVKMHVYNTHKKRYGKALSAQTEPGICDICGKWFRFKCNAVRHREIHFEEKKFDCSICQMKFRHSSSLKRHMMSHQQKSDNMYVCEQCGRSFKMRQTLLQHHRVHVKQPFLKCEYCPREFRTYKGKKYHILKDHIDKAGEFSFKSYICEHCGKPSSSQNEYEEHLKNHDESRTHVCSICGTRWETVAQLKAHKKKHNVTPFRYRCKVCNIPFKEASKVRAHIQKDSHFKNCAAKGLDRTIDKVSDLTNTEIVEIIEYDYELNFRSEEDLQLEIEASTTAEIHEMPDEIKVIHIEQNEFDVTGGQTVQILNEEGVEIMYDEISLPQEEITVDGNQVIYQVEIDGQNAIICDTLTSQAVESILKLQSQA; this is encoded by the exons TGTGAAAACTTAACAAGTCAGAATGATGATTTTATGTTTGTGACAATGAATACACACAGTAAGACATCACACTGTGTGGGAACACAAATTGGAATGGATTTTCTGAACCAGCAATTAATGGTGGATTCTGGAGAGAGTAGTATCCTgaaaatgttcagtaaatttgTTAAAG ATCATTATGGTGGAGaagaaattgaatataaaacagaacAGAAGATTTATACTAAACTATCAGAGAATGTGAATGTGGACACTTCTTCTATTGAAATGAGAAATGTTGAAAATGACAAACTAGATTTATCTCCAACAGAATTGATCCAAACAGAACTAATGGAACAGGAAagttctgaaaataaaacattatcttTCTCTAACAATATTGTAGCAGAAACAGAAACTGTTGCTCAGAAAGAGGCTGCCACAGAGTCTTATGAGAAAGCGCCTCAgtcagaaaaagaaaattgtctttCAGCCAGTCAAGAAGCTTCTTCTTTATTTACACACATTCCTGAACAGTTTGATGATGAACCTGAATTATGCAGTGACCTGAGCGATAGAAAGATAGAAACAGTGTGTAAGACAGTAAGGAGAATAGGAAGACCAAAGAAAGAG GACAAAGCCAGAATTACAGATAATGAATTGAGAAAAACACAGGAGTTACAAAAAACAGTAGAAACCCTTGACGAACAGATTAGTACAATAGACAagaaattgacaaataaaacaggtaaaaaatCTACAGATATAAAAACACCAAAATCATCAAAAACCAGTGCAGTTCTGACATCACGTAGTGGAAGAAAAGTTGTCCTACCTAAATGGTTGCAGGAAGACTTTCAAGAAGTAGAAATTAAGAAAGAACCAGAAGATCTTGATGACTCATATGGTGGTTTACATGTAAGCAAGAGTAATGTAGACAAGGATACTTTGGTAAAAGCAGGGAGCAGATCATCCAGGCAAAAACTGAAACAGGAAATGATAGATAATTTCTCGTCTGCTGGAGAAAAGACAATTGggaagaaaaaaagttttgataaaGAACCAGATAAGAAGTTTGCAAAGAACCAGTTTAAAACTGGATCTGTTAAAAAACCTGATCAACAGGAACCAGGTCAGATTCAACAAGGAAGAGgtataaaaaggaaatttgaagattcaaatgaaataaatggaGACCAAATTGGTGATTCCCTTGAACCagataaaagtaaaatgatgaaaaaagattttgaattGCACGATGTAGATGATGAAGAGGAAATAGAAAAAGTAGGAAATGTAAAAGTCCTGAAAGAAGATAGCAACAATAAAGAAAGGTCAAGGGGCACTTTTGAAAAAGGGGAAAAACTTGAAGAAGACAATGAAAATGATGAATCAATTTTATATGATGCTATTATAGGCAGTAATTCAGATggtgaaaatgaagaaaatgaaataaaagatgatGATGAGGATGATGGTGAAGTTGATGGTGATGAATCTGACACCAAAGAGGATACAGGTGAAAATACAAAGCAATCTTCTGGTCGCTGGTCTTGTGGAGTTTGTAATGCTAAAGCCAAGAAATGTTGGTTGGTTCGTAGGCACATGAGAAGAATGCATGACCTTGGTAATGATGACTTCAAGCCATGTCGCCATTGTAGGAGAGTTCTAGCTAATGAAGAATGTAACAGATGCCTTGTGAAGGAGGAGAAAAACTTCATGTGTGATACATGTGGAAGTGTATTTACTACAAAAGCACAACTTTCCAGACACGAAGAAGTCCATTTGACTGAAAAAGAGGTTCCTTGTCCCTTGTGcaataagaaatttaaaactgaGAGGTATGTCAAAATGCATGTTTACAATACCCATAAGAAGCGGTATGGTAAAGCCCTATCAGCCCAGACAGAGCCAGGTATATGTGACATCTGTGGGAAATGGTTCAGATTCAAATGTAATGCAGTACGCCACAGAGAAATacattttgaagaaaagaaattcGATTGTAGCATATGCCAGATGAAATTCCGTCACAGCAGTTCATTGAAACGTCACATGATGTCCCATCAACAGAAGTCTGACAATATGTACGTGTGTGAACAATGTGGTCGCTCATTTAAAATGAGACAGACTTTACTACAGCACCATAGGGTGCATGTCAAACAACCATTCCTTAAATGTGAATATTGTCCTAGAGAGTTCCGTACCTACAAAGGCAAAAAATATCACATTCTTAAAGACCACATTGACAAAGCTGGGGAATTCAGttttaaatcttatatttgtGAACATTGTGGAAAACCCTCCTCAAGTCAGAACGAATATGAAGAGCATCTGAAAAATCATGATGAGAGTAGAACTCATGTTTGCTCAATCTGTGGAACACGATGGGAGACAGTTGCTCAACTAAAAGCTCATAAAAAGAAACACAATGTTACCCCTTTCCGTTACAGGTGCAAAGTTTGTAATATTCCGTTCAAAGAAGCTTCTAAAGTGCGAGCTCATATTCAGAAGGacagtcattttaaaaactgTGCAGCCAAAGGCTTGGACCGTACCATTGATAAAGTGTCAGATTTAACAAACACTGAAATTGTAGAAATTATTGAATATGATTATGAATTAAATTTCCGCAGTGAAGAGGACCTCCAGTTGGAAATTGAAGCTAGTACTACTGCTGAAATACATGAAATGCCAGATGAAATTAAAGTAATCCACATTGAACAAAACGAATTTGATGTAACAGGTGGTCAGACTGTGCAAATTTTGAATGAAGAGGGGGTTGAAATCATGTATGATGAAATAAGTTTGCCGCAGGAAGAGATAACAGTTGATGGAAACCAAGTGATCTATCAGGTTGAAATAGACGGACAGAATGCTATAATCTGTGACACGTTAACTTCGCAGGCTGTGGAATCTATTCTTAAACTGCAAAGCCAGGCTTAA